A part of Rhodamnia argentea isolate NSW1041297 chromosome 8, ASM2092103v1, whole genome shotgun sequence genomic DNA contains:
- the LOC115741300 gene encoding uncharacterized protein LOC115741300 isoform X4, translated as MSKKGAEDAFYVVRKGDLIGIYRSLSDCPAQAGSSVHSPSVSVYKGHGLPEEAEEYLRSHGLKNASYTISAADLKNVILGELVPCPFQQPASSRGASSDKAPPTKRSAEALQWDMSSCSLQFDGASRGNPGPAGAGAVLRADDGSLVWRVREGVGIATNNVAEYRALILGLRHALQKGFKKIQVHGDSMLVCMQIQGKWKLKNQNMADLCKVAKELKDRFTTFQIDHVRREFNSEADAQANLAVNLKDGQVEVDCGRK; from the exons ATGTCGAAAAAGGGAGCCGAGGACGCATTTTACGTTGTGAGGAAGGGGGATTTGATTGGCATTTACAGGAGTCTGAGCGATTGCCCAGCTCAAGCTGGATCTTCG GTACATTCTCCATCCGTGAGTGTGTATAAGGGCCATGGTCTTCCAGAGGAGGCAGAGGAATATCTCAGGTCACATGGTCTTAAGAATGCTTCTTATACTATTAGTGCCGCCGACTTGAAAAATGTTATTTTGGGTGAACTTGTTCCTTGCCCATTTCAG CAACCAGCCTCTTCAAGAGGAGCATCGTCTGACAAGGCACCGCCTACAAAGAGATCAGCGGAAGCGCTTCAGTGGGACATG AGTTCTTGCTCTCTACAATTTGATGGAGCTTCAAGAGGAAACCCTGGACCGGCTGGTGCAGGAGCTGTCCTGCGTGCTGATGATGGGAGTTTG GTTTGGCGGGTGCGTGAAGGTGTGGGAATCGCAACTAATAACGTTGCTGAATATCGGGCTTTAATTCTGGGATTGAGACATGCGTTACAGAAAGGGTTTAAGAAAATTCAAGTCCATGGGGATTCAATGCTTGTCTGTATGCAG ATTCAGGGAAAATGGAAACTAAAGAACCAGAATATGGCCGATCTGTGTAAGGTGGCCAAAGAGCTCAAGGACAGGTTTACCACTTTTCAGATTGATCATGTTCGTAGG GAATTCAACTCCGAAGCCGATGCTCAGGCGAATCTAGCTGTTAATCTCAAGG ATGGTCAAGTCGAAGTGGATTGTGGCAGGAAATAG
- the LOC115741300 gene encoding uncharacterized protein LOC115741300 isoform X3, whose protein sequence is MSKKGAEDAFYVVRKGDLIGIYRSLSDCPAQAGSSVHSPSVSVYKGHGLPEEAEEYLRSHGLKNASYTISAADLKNVILGELVPCPFQQPASSRGASSDKAPPTKRSAEALQWDMQAVGPTLINCQSKHLKLNDGTASQPVSSTCSSCSLQFDGASRGNPGPAGAGAVLRADDGSLVWRVREGVGIATNNVAEYRALILGLRHALQKGFKKIQVHGDSMLVCMQIQGKWKLKNQNMADLCKVAKELKDRNSTPKPMLRRI, encoded by the exons ATGTCGAAAAAGGGAGCCGAGGACGCATTTTACGTTGTGAGGAAGGGGGATTTGATTGGCATTTACAGGAGTCTGAGCGATTGCCCAGCTCAAGCTGGATCTTCG GTACATTCTCCATCCGTGAGTGTGTATAAGGGCCATGGTCTTCCAGAGGAGGCAGAGGAATATCTCAGGTCACATGGTCTTAAGAATGCTTCTTATACTATTAGTGCCGCCGACTTGAAAAATGTTATTTTGGGTGAACTTGTTCCTTGCCCATTTCAG CAACCAGCCTCTTCAAGAGGAGCATCGTCTGACAAGGCACCGCCTACAAAGAGATCAGCGGAAGCGCTTCAGTGGGACATG CAGGCAGTCGGTCCAACTTTGATCAATTGTCAGAGCAAACATTTGAAGTTAAATGATGGTACTGCAAGTCAGCCAGTTTCTTCCACTTGT AGTTCTTGCTCTCTACAATTTGATGGAGCTTCAAGAGGAAACCCTGGACCGGCTGGTGCAGGAGCTGTCCTGCGTGCTGATGATGGGAGTTTG GTTTGGCGGGTGCGTGAAGGTGTGGGAATCGCAACTAATAACGTTGCTGAATATCGGGCTTTAATTCTGGGATTGAGACATGCGTTACAGAAAGGGTTTAAGAAAATTCAAGTCCATGGGGATTCAATGCTTGTCTGTATGCAG ATTCAGGGAAAATGGAAACTAAAGAACCAGAATATGGCCGATCTGTGTAAGGTGGCCAAAGAGCTCAAGGACAG GAATTCAACTCCGAAGCCGATGCTCAGGCGAATCTAG
- the LOC115741331 gene encoding gibberellin-regulated protein 2-like isoform X2 codes for MAFKAFVFLLLALLLFTTGSSTKAPAHAPEKPPMAFHPPEKAPIAEPPVKPIYECVEPCEEHCKDHQKKRPCMKSCTACCKKCNKCVPLGTSKCSDWDYVLIHGERVACP; via the exons ATGGCTTTCAAGGCTTTCGTCTTCCTGCTCCTGGCTTTGCTCTTGTTCACAACTGGG AGCTCAACCAAGGCTCCAGCTCACGCACCAGAGAAACCTCCCATGGCATTTCACCCGCCAGAGAAG GCTCCCATTGCAGAACCCCCTGTCAAGCCCATCTATG AATGCGTGGAGCCGTGCGAGGAGCACTGCAAGGATCACCAGAAGAAGAGGCCGTGCATGAAGTCGTGCACGGCATGCTGCAAGAAGTGCAACAAGTGCGTGCCTCTGGGAACTTCAAAGTGCTCCGACTGGGACTATGTCCTCATCCATGGAGAGCGTGTTGCTTGCCCTTAA
- the LOC115741300 gene encoding uncharacterized protein LOC115741300 isoform X2, with the protein MSKKGAEDAFYVVRKGDLIGIYRSLSDCPAQAGSSVHSPSVSVYKGHGLPEEAEEYLRSHGLKNASYTISAADLKNVILGELVPCPFQQPASSRGASSDKAPPTKRSAEALQWDMQAVGPTLINCQSKHLKLNDGTASQPVSSTCSSCSLQFDGASRGNPGPAGAGAVLRADDGSLVWRVREGVGIATNNVAEYRALILGLRHALQKGFKKIQVHGDSMLVCMQIQGKWKLKNQNMADLCKVAKELKDRILCTNNLSRISS; encoded by the exons ATGTCGAAAAAGGGAGCCGAGGACGCATTTTACGTTGTGAGGAAGGGGGATTTGATTGGCATTTACAGGAGTCTGAGCGATTGCCCAGCTCAAGCTGGATCTTCG GTACATTCTCCATCCGTGAGTGTGTATAAGGGCCATGGTCTTCCAGAGGAGGCAGAGGAATATCTCAGGTCACATGGTCTTAAGAATGCTTCTTATACTATTAGTGCCGCCGACTTGAAAAATGTTATTTTGGGTGAACTTGTTCCTTGCCCATTTCAG CAACCAGCCTCTTCAAGAGGAGCATCGTCTGACAAGGCACCGCCTACAAAGAGATCAGCGGAAGCGCTTCAGTGGGACATG CAGGCAGTCGGTCCAACTTTGATCAATTGTCAGAGCAAACATTTGAAGTTAAATGATGGTACTGCAAGTCAGCCAGTTTCTTCCACTTGT AGTTCTTGCTCTCTACAATTTGATGGAGCTTCAAGAGGAAACCCTGGACCGGCTGGTGCAGGAGCTGTCCTGCGTGCTGATGATGGGAGTTTG GTTTGGCGGGTGCGTGAAGGTGTGGGAATCGCAACTAATAACGTTGCTGAATATCGGGCTTTAATTCTGGGATTGAGACATGCGTTACAGAAAGGGTTTAAGAAAATTCAAGTCCATGGGGATTCAATGCTTGTCTGTATGCAG ATTCAGGGAAAATGGAAACTAAAGAACCAGAATATGGCCGATCTGTGTAAGGTGGCCAAAGAGCTCAAGGACAG GATTTTGTGCACGAACAACCTTTCTCGGATTTCATCGTGA
- the LOC115741300 gene encoding uncharacterized protein LOC115741300 isoform X1 gives MSKKGAEDAFYVVRKGDLIGIYRSLSDCPAQAGSSVHSPSVSVYKGHGLPEEAEEYLRSHGLKNASYTISAADLKNVILGELVPCPFQQPASSRGASSDKAPPTKRSAEALQWDMAVGPTLINCQSKHLKLNDGTASQPVSSTCSSCSLQFDGASRGNPGPAGAGAVLRADDGSLVWRVREGVGIATNNVAEYRALILGLRHALQKGFKKIQVHGDSMLVCMQIQGKWKLKNQNMADLCKVAKELKDRFTTFQIDHVRREFNSEADAQANLAVNLKDGQVEVDCGRK, from the exons ATGTCGAAAAAGGGAGCCGAGGACGCATTTTACGTTGTGAGGAAGGGGGATTTGATTGGCATTTACAGGAGTCTGAGCGATTGCCCAGCTCAAGCTGGATCTTCG GTACATTCTCCATCCGTGAGTGTGTATAAGGGCCATGGTCTTCCAGAGGAGGCAGAGGAATATCTCAGGTCACATGGTCTTAAGAATGCTTCTTATACTATTAGTGCCGCCGACTTGAAAAATGTTATTTTGGGTGAACTTGTTCCTTGCCCATTTCAG CAACCAGCCTCTTCAAGAGGAGCATCGTCTGACAAGGCACCGCCTACAAAGAGATCAGCGGAAGCGCTTCAGTGGGACATG GCAGTCGGTCCAACTTTGATCAATTGTCAGAGCAAACATTTGAAGTTAAATGATGGTACTGCAAGTCAGCCAGTTTCTTCCACTTGT AGTTCTTGCTCTCTACAATTTGATGGAGCTTCAAGAGGAAACCCTGGACCGGCTGGTGCAGGAGCTGTCCTGCGTGCTGATGATGGGAGTTTG GTTTGGCGGGTGCGTGAAGGTGTGGGAATCGCAACTAATAACGTTGCTGAATATCGGGCTTTAATTCTGGGATTGAGACATGCGTTACAGAAAGGGTTTAAGAAAATTCAAGTCCATGGGGATTCAATGCTTGTCTGTATGCAG ATTCAGGGAAAATGGAAACTAAAGAACCAGAATATGGCCGATCTGTGTAAGGTGGCCAAAGAGCTCAAGGACAGGTTTACCACTTTTCAGATTGATCATGTTCGTAGG GAATTCAACTCCGAAGCCGATGCTCAGGCGAATCTAGCTGTTAATCTCAAGG ATGGTCAAGTCGAAGTGGATTGTGGCAGGAAATAG
- the LOC115741331 gene encoding gibberellin-regulated protein 14-like isoform X1, with the protein MAFKAFVFLLLALLLFTTGSSTKAPAHAPEKPPMAFHPPEKAPIAVHPPVKAPIAEPPVKPIYECVEPCEEHCKDHQKKRPCMKSCTACCKKCNKCVPLGTSKCSDWDYVLIHGERVACP; encoded by the exons ATGGCTTTCAAGGCTTTCGTCTTCCTGCTCCTGGCTTTGCTCTTGTTCACAACTGGG AGCTCAACCAAGGCTCCAGCTCACGCACCAGAGAAACCTCCCATGGCATTTCACCCGCCAGAGAAGGCTCCCATTGCAGTTCACCCGCCAGTGAAGGCTCCCATTGCAGAACCCCCTGTCAAGCCCATCTATG AATGCGTGGAGCCGTGCGAGGAGCACTGCAAGGATCACCAGAAGAAGAGGCCGTGCATGAAGTCGTGCACGGCATGCTGCAAGAAGTGCAACAAGTGCGTGCCTCTGGGAACTTCAAAGTGCTCCGACTGGGACTATGTCCTCATCCATGGAGAGCGTGTTGCTTGCCCTTAA
- the LOC115741329 gene encoding uncharacterized protein LOC115741329 codes for MASVSAFVTSHSIVNPTVSPRNPRLLFSLRAQNLQFQARKEVVSANRLSSSEQNRSRWMRTTVRSSEEEEAPVAEAQVEEDASSSSSFSSAAEQQTVSVPVSPSDTLTMFFQAEGTMSESAIPAVTTALEGAEGITTLKVQVVEGIASVELTKLTTIQATGVASSLVETIQGAGFKLQTLNLSFEEEEEVLV; via the exons ATGGCCAGCGTCTCCGCATTCGTTACTTCCCACTCCATTGTCAATCCCACAGTATCTCCGAGGAATCCCAGATTGCTTTTTAGCCTTCGCGCGCAAAACCTTCAATTTCAAGCGCGAAAGGAGGTCGTGTCTGCGAACCGCTTGTCGTCGAGCGAGCAAAATCGGAGCCGCTGGATGAGGACAACAGTGAGGTCATCGGAGGAAGAGGAAGCTCCGGTCGCAGAGGCACAAGTCGAAGAAGacgcctcttcttcttcgtctttttcATCAGCAGCTGAACAACAGACGGTCTCAGTCCCGGTCTCGCCCTCCGACACTCTGACCATGTTCTTTCAG GCAGAGGGTACAATGAGCGAGTCAGCCATCCCGGCGGTGACCACTGCGTTGGAG GGAGCTGAGGGCATTACAACTTTGAAGGTTCAAGTTGTCGAAGGCATTGCCAGTGTTGAG TTGACGAAACTGACGACTATACAAGCCACAGGGGTGGCTTCCAGTTTGGTCGAGACCATACAAGGCGCGGGATTCAAGTTACAAACATTGAATCTGAGcttcgaagaggaagaggaggtccTTGTCTAG
- the LOC115741377 gene encoding ankyrin repeat domain-containing protein EMB506, chloroplastic, protein MAASRLSTMSFLDYRCLPPPSASVLRSKFSSTASETSYFAAATRGRSLFFVSVAHAFNPKRGSSSKTPQLGVWEDPDDGSGSDYEEEEKDESEDDLDFESDWEQDGDDVAGLSSGVGVSSSDKYEEELVKEVEQLLGPEERAVLRDNPTPNLAKISTSKWNPLHTFALAGQIPFMDKLLENGLDIDTVDEYGLTALHRAIIGKKEAVISHLLRKGADPRARDQDGATPLHYAVQVSAMQTVKLLIKYKADVNVADNEGWTPLHISMQSRSRDIAKILLVNGADKTRRNKDGKTPLDLSLCYGKDFKSYDLAKLLKLVPANQDF, encoded by the exons ATGGCGGCTTCTCGGCTTTCCACCATGTCCTTCCTGGACTACAGATGTCTCCCGCCTCCAAGTGCTTCGGTTCTTCGTTCAAAATTCAGTTCCACTGCCTCCGAAACTTCCTATTTCGCCGCAGCAACAAGAGGGCGCTCGCTTTTCTTCGTGTCAGTAGCGCATGCATTCAACCCCAAGAGAGGTTCTTCCTCGAAGACCCCGCAACTAGGCGTTTGGGAAGACCCCGACGACGGAAGCGGCAGTGAttacgaggaagaagaaaaagatgagagCGAGGACGACTTGGACTTCGAGAGCGACTGGGAACAGGACGGGGACGACGTCGCGGGCCTTTCTTCCGGCGTTGGGGTGTCTTCGTCGGACAAGTACGAGGAGGAATTGGTGAAAG AGGTTGAACAGCTCTTAGGACCAGAGGAAAGAGCTGTTCTGCGTGACAATCCCACTCCTAATTTGGCAAAAATATCGACG TCAAAATGGAACCCCCTTCATACTTTTGCGCTAGCTGGACAGATACCTTTCATGGACAAGCTTCTTGAAAATGGTCTTGATATTGATACTGTCGATGAG TATGGTCTTACTGCCCTGCACAGGGCAATAATTGGCAAAAAGGAGGCTGTTATTAGTCATCTGCTGAGGAAAGGTGCTGATCCTCGTGCTAGAGATCAG GATGGTGCTACGCCGCTTCATTATGCTGTTCAGGTAAGTGCCATGCAAACCGTGAAGCTACTCATCAAGTACAAGGCTGATGTTAATGTTGCAGATAAT GAAGGATGGACTCCGCTGCACATCTCTATGCAGAGTAGAAGTAGAGATATTGCGAAAATTTTGTTGGTCAATGGAGCTGATAAAACCAGAAGAAATAAG GATGGAAAAACACCTCTAGATTTAAGTCTGTGTTATGGCAAAGACTTCAAGTCATATGATCTCGCCAAGCTGTTGAAGCTTGTTCCGGCTAATCAAGATTTTTGA
- the LOC115741318 gene encoding uncharacterized protein LOC115741318, producing the protein MSQGYAIELYFDPALENQVLKAWNVLARRQISTQLIEIEARPHITLFSTPFVEPSKLESVVRAFAAKQEPVPLSFFAVGSFPVDNNVLFLAPKANMSLLQLHSQLCDAMKKEGIEVGEEYRPESWTPYCTVAQDVPKTRMAEGFCVLRDLKLPVTGYGVDIGLVEFSPVRELFSFVLGNTVEA; encoded by the coding sequence ATGTCACAAGGCTATGCGATCGAGCTCTACTTCGATCCCGCGCTCGAGAACCAGGTCCTCAAGGCCTGGAACGTGCTCGCCCGCCGCCAAATCAGCACTCAGCTCATCGAGATCGAAGCTCGCCCCCACATCACCCTCTTCTCCACGCCCTTCGTCGAGCCCTCGAAGCTGGAGAGCGTGGTCCGGGCTTTCGCCGCGAAGCAAGAGCCCGTCCCTCTCTCCTTCTTCGCGGTCGGGAGCTTCCCCGTCGACAACAACGTCCTCTTCCTCGCGCCCAAGGCGAACATGTCCCTCCTCCAGTTGCATTCGCAGCTGTGCGACGCGATGAAGAAGGAGGGCATTGAAGTAGGGGAGGAGTATCGCCCTGAATCATGGACCCCATACTGCACGGTCGCACAGGACGTGCCGAAGACGCGGATGGCCGAGGGATTTTGTGTGTTGAGGGACTTGAAGTTGCCGGTGACTGGGTATGGAGTGGATATTGGGTTGGTGGAGTTTTCACCTGTTAGGGAGTTGTTCTCTTTTGTGCTGGGTAACACTGTAGAAGCATGA
- the LOC115741348 gene encoding peroxidase 63-like: MAFKAVLFLVAAFLLINTRVSSSDEELKMKAPSPPYAKVPVAAPAPAKLPAKPPALSPPSKATPPPAKPPTPTPLPPVKSKADCIPLCDQRCKLHSRKRVCMRACMTCCDRCRCVPPGTYGNQEMCGKCYTGMTTHGNRVKCPSKIIVKVGPAVQHAYRDWRCASWHVHARPISKKKKKTHSSVSASESRSSRKSLSSSLHLLLSLSLSEAEALTTMSPTPPPHCSALLRIAPLLLALLLVSSAGPSSARLTTDYYAKSCPRFLQIIQDTVTAKQISTPTTAAATLRVHFHDCFANGCDASILLSAAPLSPPPERDADINLSLPGDAFDLVVRAKTALELACPVTVSCSDILVVAARDLVTMLGGPYYDVALGRRDSRISRASLVAGLLPRPNMTVSELLSLFAARGFSAQEMVALAGAHTVGLSHCNEFSSGIYGFSKSSSFDPSYNPRFAQGLQKACASYGTDPTLSVFNDVMTPNKFDNMYYQNLPKGLGLLASDRGLYGDPRTRPFVEMYAKDQGTFFRDFAKAMQKLSLYGVQTGRRGEIRRRCDAVN, encoded by the exons ATGGCCTTCAAAGCCGTGCTCTTCTTGGTGGCCGCTTTCCTCTTGATAAACACAAGG GTTTCGTCCAGTGATGAGGAACTCAAGATGAAG GCTCCGTCTCCACCGTATGCCAAAGTCCCAGTGGCAGCTCCTGCGCCGGCCAAGTTGCCAGCCAAACCACCAGCCCTATCTCCTCCGTCGAAGGCGACACCGCCACCTGCGAAGCCTCCCACACCCACACCATTGCCCCCAGTGAAGTCCAAAGCAG ATTGCATCCCACTCTGCGACCAGAGGTGCAAGCTCCACTCCAGGAAGAGGGTGTGCATGAGGGCGTGCATGACGTGCTGCGACCGATGCAGGTGCGTGCCTCCGGGGACGTACGGGAACCAAGAGATGTGCGGGAAGTGCTACACCGGCATGACCACCCACGGCAACAGGGTCAAGTGCCCG TCTAAAATTATTGTGAAAGTGGGGCCCGCCGTCCAGCATGCATACCGTGATTGGCGGTGTGCCAGCTGGCACGTGCACGCCCGCCccattagcaaaaaaaaaaaaaaaacccactcCTCAGTCTCTGCCAGTGAGTCTCGCTCCTCgagaaaatctctctcttcctcccttcatcttctcctctctctctctctctccgaagcAGAAGCTCTAACGACAATGTcgccgacgccgccgccgcacTGCTCAGCTCTCCTCCGCATTGCGCCGCTCCTCCTCGCCCTCCTCCTCGTCTCCTCCGCCGGCCCCTCCTCAGCCCGCCTCACCACCGACTACTACGCCAAGTCCTGCCCGCGCTTCCTCCAGATCATCCAGGACACCGTCACCGCCAAGCAGATCTCCACCCCCACCACAGCCGCCGCCACCCTCCGTGTCCACTTCCACGACTGCTTCGCCAACGGCTGCGACGCCTCCATCCTCCTCTCCGCCGCGCCCCTCTCCCCACCTCCCGAGCGCGACGCCGACATCAACCTCTCCCTCCCCGGCGATGCCTTCGACCTCGTCGTCCGCGCCAAGACCGCCCTCGAGCTCGCCTGCCCCGTCACCGTGTCCTGCTCCGACATCCTCGTCGTCGCCGCGCGCGACCTCGTCACCATGCTCGGCGGCCCCTACTACGACGTCGCCCTCGGCCGCCGCGACTCCCGGATCTCCCGCGCCTCCCTCGTCGCCGGTCTCCTCCCGCGGCCCAACATGACCGTGTCGGAGCTCCTCTCCCTCTTCGCCGCCCGGGGGTTCTCCGCCCAGGAGATGGTGGCCCTCGCCGGCGCCCACACCGTCGGGCTCTCCCACTGCAATGAGTTCAGCTCCGGGATCTACGGCTTCAGCAAGTCCTCCTCGTTCGACCCGAGCTACAACCCGAGGTTCGCTCAGGGGCTGCAGAAGGCCTGCGCCAGCTACGGCACGGACCCCACGCTGTCCGTGTTCAACGACGTGATGACGCCGAACAAGTTCGACAACATGTACTACCAGAACCTGCCCAAGGGGCTGGGCCTGCTGGCGTCGGATCGGGGGCTGTACGGGGATCCGAGGACGAGGCCGTTCGTGGAGATGTACGCCAAAGACCAGGGCACGTTCTTCAGGGACTTCGCTAAGGCGATGCAGAAGCTGAGCCTCTATGGGGTCCAAACCGGGAGGAGAGGCGAGATCAGGCGAAGGTGTGATGCTGTCAACTAG